From the Lathyrus oleraceus cultivar Zhongwan6 chromosome 3, CAAS_Psat_ZW6_1.0, whole genome shotgun sequence genome, the window CCTCGACACCGGGTTCAATGGTGATGGAGGTGATTTGCTTAACAACATCTGGAGAGCTGTACAGGTCAATGACTCTCTTATGCACGCGGAGTTCAAATCTATCCCAGGTGTTGGTACCTGAAACAATAAGTAAAGTTATGAACATCATTCAGTAAATAATACACATCGATCAAGATAAAACCAAAAAGCATAACACAATCAAGCATTCAGAACCAAGGTTTAGCCTACATAAACATACATAAAACATAACACAATTAAGAACTTATTAAGTTAAGTACTCATTTGTAAGTCATTCTAGGAGCTTATTTACATGAATTATGAGTAAAATGTAACCCTTATCAAGTTATAAAACAATCCAAATAATATCTAAAAATAAACTCTTTCTCTACCTTTGATCAAATATGTAAACTAATGAAAAAAAGACAAGAacaaaaaaagaaataaaataccTTCTCCACAAGGGGACTTCCTAGTAGTGATGTGAAGAACTTTAGTGGGCATCCTAACAGGTCCCTTCACTCTAAGCCGCTTATCCTTGGCACCACGAACCAAATCACCGCAAACtaataacaacaacaaaagtGAAAAACAAAGTCAAATTTTAGTGATATCAACAAAAACATAACGAATGGAAGATGAAGGAAACGATAAACATACCCTTTTCGAGATTTTGGACGTGCTTGGAGGAAAGGGTGATCCTGATCTTGTGGATCTGTTCCTGAGACTCCTCCAAACCAGGTTTCGTGGGTTTCGCTGCTACGTACGCCATTATTGTTTGTTCAGAGTACAAACTGAGTGAAGATGGAATTAGGGCGCCGCAACAAAATGAAAAAGAGGGAACAGGGTAAAGAAGTAAACGAGATTTTAACAAGATGAGATAGTTGGGTATGGGCTTTAGGTTAAGAAATAGGCCCAATCCAttaaagttttattttattttgatataCCATCCACCAAAGTTTGAGAATGAGAATGTGCAAAATACCCATATTAATGTCATTAGATTAGATGTGAACTTGCTCTAATTGATAGATCGTTTACTAGTTGGTTTtgattaatatttttttatagatattttggataaattttaaataatatttttgaattttattatattgattataatttttaaaataataatataaattaattatttttgttttcaatttaaataaaaatataaacgcatatataataatatttataaattaaaaatatatttaattgaGAACAACTCTTTCGACATTAATTTTTCTCCAAACAATCAGATATTTCTTTCATTTCAATTACTCTAACAACAAATTATCTAAACGCGTTTTCTAGTTTCCTTACTAGATAAATGAGACCTGAGGGTCGTCTTATTAGGATAGACACTAAAAAGAATTAGTTGATTAATCGTTGATATCCACACATATCTAAAAAAAATACACTCAAAGAATATATTATTAAAGTTTTCATCTACCTCACAACTCCTTGTACAGACTGAAGAATTATGGTCTAAAATAACACATCTGACTAGATTTTCCTTATTTAGATGTTTGTTATTAAAAAGGTTTCCACGAAAAGACGAAAACCCTTTAGAGGAACAAGGTTATTTCGCATAATCTCCTTAGGCGCCAAATGAATTGATAGAACCATAGGAGATAACAAATGATAGACATATTTGACGGAGTAACATCTGTCAAGATCAAAGCTCAACATCCAATTATAAAACAGCATTATCCAAC encodes:
- the LOC127126261 gene encoding 40S ribosomal protein S20-2, whose product is MAYVAAKPTKPGLEESQEQIHKIRITLSSKHVQNLEKVCGDLVRGAKDKRLRVKGPVRMPTKVLHITTRKSPCGEGTNTWDRFELRVHKRVIDLYSSPDVVKQITSITIEPGVEVEVTIADA